The Porites lutea chromosome 9, jaPorLute2.1, whole genome shotgun sequence sequence CTTAACGCGAGCATGCTGTAAATTTGCGCACTTTCCGCCTTTATCGCCATTTCCCCAACCCACTTACTTTGCCGATGTAGAACAGCCCAGTTGAAGTTGAATACTTAGGGACCACATACAAGTTCAGAAGGAGAAATAAATTTTCGCCGTTTCTTTTTACGTTccccataaaacgcgaaattagaaattttcacgttgtagtcgtgcaaaaatggcagaaaaaagatacaaaaaaactGCGATGTACAGGCAGTCGTCACGTCTTAAGTCCCTAATGTTTCCTGCGAAACAGAGTAAGTAATGTCATTTGACGAAGGAGTCACGTTTTTGCGCATGCTCGATGGAAAAGCAAGCGGTTGTCCGCAGTGGTTTCTCTCTCTCCATAGCGTAGCGTCCAGCATGGAGAATCCACAGCTCTCAAGGTATACGTGACGAGAACATTTAGCAATCTTGCTAATTAACAAAAATACTTCCACATTTGGCCATGAAGCAGTCGTTCTGTCATAAAAAATCAATTGTGACGTTTTATACCATCTATGGCACTGACAACGGCGCGTGATCGAATTACAAAGGATTTTCAGTTACCCACAAGACCTTGCAGACTAGTTGAGTCAGGTTGACGCCTTAAATACGACAACGTATATTGAAATATACCCATGGCTGCACACCTAACACGAATGTCTAGCGGATTGGCTGAGTAAATGTCAGGACCCGTGGTCGGTATTCTGGGATTGCACGGATATCAACGTTGATTAAAATCAAATGTGTACTATTAGTTAACGAGGAACGTTGTCCCCTCTTTTGTCCTCTTTCTACCTCACAAATACATCTGTACTTACCATAAAAAATAAGTTTGCTAACAGCTTTTGTGGTATTCTTACAAGCCAGTGAACATATTGGAACAGGTCTGTGTTGACCACGCCTGGGTGAAGAGCATTGACCACAACAGGGCTATTCCGTGTCTTCAAGCGTCTATCCAACTCgtaggtaaacaaaatattggcGAGCTTGCTTTGACTGTAACTCAGATGCGGAGAGTAGTAAATTCTGTTAGGGGAGCAGAGGCAGAGGCAGAGGTGTGTGTAAATAAATCATACACTGCACTGCACATGTTTTGCTGCTTCTGATTAATGATAACATGAGATTGTTGAAATGAGATTAACCGCAGCAGAAATAGCTGAGTCGGTGGAGCGCTTGACTTCAGAGTGGGAGGTCGTGGGTTAGACTCCCGGGACCAGACATCTTATACCcaaggtctttaaataactgtgACATGAAGgcactgcctttgccctgcaaacggctagacctgCGCGCGCGTGGATCtcatgaccacgtaaaatggcggtcctgtCTCCAATAGATGACGTACCAATAGTGTTCCCAAATCGTACTGAGAGCTTAAGACGGAATCTATTAGGAATTAGGGTAATTTCAAGTTTCAGTGGACGAAATCCTGTTCCTGAAGTGtgtaaacaatatcgcattcctttttacatttttcaagggctatagatataattagttatctgtaacaacaccaaagactatttctcatggaaGCCCGAGAAAgtaaatgccaaatttcacaagaattttttattgtgaaaacacaggtaaaattctgaaaatatcATGTGtgagatgtcattttgtgaaattttacatTCATTTCCTCGGGCTCTCatagcaattttttttggtggaaTTACAgaaaactaattacatctataactcttgaaaatgtttttaaaaaaatgccatattgtttaaattatttttccatattctgatacaaggtttttgtccactgaaaattaaaaccagtcaatttcctgatggatttcgTCTTAAAATAAGAAGCGTTTTTATGTTGTAGTTTTTGAAGCGGACAATAAGATTTGATAGATTTTGCAAAGATCATAAAGCAAATAGacgttattttattattcttaactTTAAGAAAGGAAGATTACGCGAAGTAAGAGTGATGCATCAAAAATTGCCGGGTCTCACCTGGATTATCGTTATCTAAAATTAGAGGACACTCTTGGAATACCGGGCTCAGTAGGATTTAGAAGGTGTTGGTTTTTAGAACATAAGACTCGACGTTTCGAAAAGACGATAGTATAGCTTCCAAATTAGAATTCCGGCACTCTCAACGCTCGGCCATGCTGCGTAACTGTATCATTTAATATTGTACCTATCCAAGACTATAACGGAAAACCAAGATCCTTTTCTGCAGACAGGTCCTAACAATTGATAGGAGTCCATATGAGCTCCTGCAATTGGCAATTTCCAGGCTCCCTTAATGGAACGGCAGTGAGTTATCACATGGCATATAATGTTTCTATTTAAAACCTTATTTCGCCTGGTGGAGACGTATGAAAGTGACAgagggatgctcgtcggaaaatagGAATTGACCCCTTAGGAGACCCACCTGGGCGTGGCTCAGCGTTTATTTGACCATTAATCTAAAGGAGACCATACTCCAACAAAGTATGAaggcatttttgttttttgcgatACCTTCATGGTTAAAAATATTGGTTTTCCGTCATCAACAACCTAAGTGAAGCCATAACCTGTAATTCCTATCATAAGTGAGATGACAAGCACCCATGTAATTTCCATGTAGGAGTTCCCCCATCCCCCTCCCCCAGGCTACCCTGCTCTTACTAAGTTGCACATACTTGCTCTGTAGGTCTTCAAAATTAATGGTGCCCGGGGCATGTGCCTCGGATGACAAAGTGACAATTCTGGAGCGTCTTTGTGCTGAGCCAGACCTGTAATACAAGAGTTTTTGCGAGTTACTATCATTACTCTTGGTACAGTGGTGTAACAGCTGGTCAGGCTGCCATAGTTAAATTTGCTGTCTGGAATTTATCCATTGCACTGACGCATGTAATTGCTTGATCCATTTAAAGTCtcattaataattataattgttTATTCACCTACAAATGCATACCAAAGCTTACTTAATTTCTATTTTGGTTTGTAGACTCTTTGCGGATCTTATGGTTCTGGAACTTCTAACGTTGTCCTGTTCTAGTGAAATATTGTCATGAGATCCCACTTAATTTACTGCGTAATACTGTCAAACCCCGCTGTACAGACACCCCCTTAATACAAACACCTCATTATCATGGACACTTTGTTTTGTCActagggaaagaaagcccttacattttctctaaattcaaccagCACTACATGGACACCCTGTTAATtgatacggacactttctatgggccCGTCAGTGTCTGTGTTGACAGAGTTGACGTCGTAAAACCATGATTTCAAAACATAGAACACAATAATGATTAATATGTGGTATTTTAACATCTTCAGACTGTAATTTTGCACAAATAACACACAgttcattttttgacaaataTTAGCCAGAGGCATATATATAACatgaaataatttcatttcacttattctCTCACTTTATCAACTCATCTAAGAGCAAATTTGTGAGAGCAAAAGGTCCAAGATGATTCACTCCAAACTGTCGCTCAAAGCCATCTTCAGTTGTACCATATGGTGGAAACATAATCCCGGCATTGTTCACTAGGATATGAAGGGGTATTCCCTTCTTCTTgaattcatttacaaatttctGTATAGAACCAAGGCTTCCCAAATCAAGCTCCATAAACTCAACTgattgaaaaacaacaacaaaaaaaatactgttatGTATCTTTTCCAAAAGCactgttttaatttaaatcACTAAAGAGGAAAACAATATGAAAAGTAAGAGCAACTGCTATTTGGGATAGCCTGTCCACAGATGATTTGACGATCTCAGGAGATACAATGTAGGGTTTGTGCACAGGCTATGTTTAGGAGGCTGCACTCATTAAGTAGTAGGTGTGCATGGGCTAGCAGTTTAACACCTCACCTGGTTCAAGCAACACCCATTGCATTGTTTCCTTAGTTCTTTTTaaccaggtgtataaatgggtatgGGCAACAATACCTCTGTGGgttaaccctgcgatggactataGGATCCTGTCCATGCTGGAGGACGTAGCAATACTCctactcctaggcatgcttcatgctaaggaacCGGGATAGCCTGGGctgtttgggcctttggctcgtgtgtgcctttaccttttttgtaAATCATAAGTATCACAGAGAGTGAACCTAAGGCTTATACAACTGTATCTAATTGCCATGCAAAAGAACAACTTGTATAATAAAAGGTatattctgaaaacaaatttaCCATTCGCTTGTGGTTGCTCTTCTTTGAGCTGTTTTATTGCTTCCCTTGCAGCACCAGCATCCCTACAAGCTGAAGTAGAGACATGTGGATTGCATCAGGCTGTGTTGAGTGGGTTAAACAGACAATGGAATATCTCTGGAGTGcaatccttaaaaaaaaaactagaaattcaTGTATCACACAACCTCTTGAGGCTAGGGAAAGGAGGCACGTAGAAAGTTAGGGATGGGAGGGCGggagaaaaaaagtaaattgtgtaattggggaggggggaggggggggttcAACTCTGACTATTGG is a genomic window containing:
- the LOC140948415 gene encoding polyprenol dehydrogenase-like, producing MVTPFFVNYLNGARVLTQQVLSRHNSLEEYPNCQGQVAIVTGGNKGIGLETVRGLCRADVTVIMACRDAGAAREAIKQLKEEQPQANVEFMELDLGSLGSIQKFVNEFKKKGIPLHILVNNAGIMFPPYGTTEDGFERQFGVNHLGPFALTNLLLDELIKSGSAQRRSRIVTLSSEAHAPGTINFEDLQSKIYYSPHLSYSQSKLANILFTYELDRRLKTRNSPVVVNALHPGVVNTDLFQYVHWLVRIPQKLLANLFFMTPKQGADNSLYVALSPELEGTSGKYFVNCLPVKSSEETYQEDLQRRLWKVSCKLTGIQD